One region of Mycolicibacterium lutetiense genomic DNA includes:
- a CDS encoding DUF5313 domain-containing protein → MSRGDTQRTKPGPLQYIGYCYGKRLPDSMRDWVANDLAGPGATVRMMARVAIPAILVLAPIWFIPMSLYLHASMTVPIFIPFVYFSHALNKIWRRHMLVKHGLNPALIDELSRKKNAHIHQAYAERYGPRSGPHSSGHI, encoded by the coding sequence ATGTCCCGTGGTGACACTCAACGAACGAAGCCGGGCCCGCTGCAGTACATCGGGTATTGCTACGGCAAGCGGCTACCCGACTCGATGCGCGATTGGGTGGCCAACGACCTGGCGGGTCCAGGGGCCACGGTCCGGATGATGGCCCGCGTCGCGATCCCCGCGATCCTCGTGCTGGCGCCTATCTGGTTCATCCCGATGTCGCTCTACCTGCACGCCAGCATGACCGTGCCCATCTTCATCCCGTTCGTCTACTTCTCCCACGCGCTGAACAAGATTTGGCGGCGTCACATGCTCGTCAAGCACGGCCTCAACCCGGCCCTCATCGACGAGCTCTCACGCAAGAAGAATGCGCACATTCACCAGGCCTACGCCGAACGCTACGGACCCCGCTCCGGCCCGCACAGCAGCGGCCACATCTGA
- a CDS encoding ferredoxin, with the protein MRVVVDDELCRGHGVCAALCPQVFTLTDGGYAEAIVTDIPPALEGAVAEAIDGCPEQAIRLP; encoded by the coding sequence ATGAGGGTTGTGGTCGACGACGAGCTGTGCCGCGGACACGGAGTATGCGCGGCGCTGTGCCCGCAGGTGTTCACCCTGACCGACGGAGGCTACGCAGAGGCCATCGTCACCGACATCCCTCCAGCGCTCGAAGGTGCCGTCGCCGAAGCGATCGACGGCTGCCCGGAGCAGGCAATCCGCCTTCCCTGA
- a CDS encoding formate/nitrite transporter family protein, producing the protein MTYVKPPELITAMVDAGESKIFMSTRDTLIRAYMAGAILALAAVFAVTMTVQTGHAIIGALLFPVGFCMLYLLGYDLLTGVFVLAPLAWIDRRPGVTLVGVLRNWGLVFVGNFAGAFTVAVLMAIVFTYGFSTAPNEVGQAIGHIGEGRTLGYAEHGLPGMLTLFVRGVLCNWMVSTGVVGALLAKDVTGKVIAMWMPVMLFFAMTFEHSVVNMFLFPSGLLLGGNFTLLDYLVWNEIPTVAGNLVGGLAFTGLAMYATHLRTAPKRTVPAARKRAVKATASPTA; encoded by the coding sequence ATGACCTACGTCAAGCCCCCGGAGTTGATCACTGCGATGGTCGATGCCGGGGAGTCCAAGATCTTCATGTCCACGCGAGACACCCTGATTCGCGCCTATATGGCCGGCGCGATCCTTGCGTTGGCGGCTGTCTTCGCGGTCACGATGACCGTGCAAACCGGCCATGCGATCATCGGTGCATTGCTGTTTCCCGTCGGGTTCTGCATGTTGTACCTGCTCGGCTACGACTTGCTGACGGGTGTGTTCGTCCTGGCTCCGCTGGCCTGGATCGACCGGCGCCCCGGAGTGACTCTTGTTGGGGTGCTGCGCAACTGGGGTCTGGTGTTCGTGGGCAATTTTGCCGGTGCATTCACCGTCGCGGTATTGATGGCTATCGTCTTCACCTACGGTTTTTCCACCGCTCCGAACGAAGTCGGTCAAGCCATCGGCCACATTGGCGAGGGCCGCACACTCGGTTACGCCGAACATGGACTGCCCGGAATGCTGACCTTGTTTGTACGCGGTGTGCTGTGTAACTGGATGGTGTCGACCGGGGTGGTCGGTGCGCTGCTCGCCAAGGATGTCACCGGAAAAGTGATCGCCATGTGGATGCCGGTCATGCTGTTCTTCGCGATGACCTTCGAACACTCGGTGGTCAACATGTTCTTGTTTCCGTCAGGCCTGTTGCTGGGCGGCAACTTCACCTTGCTGGACTATCTGGTGTGGAACGAAATCCCCACGGTGGCCGGAAATCTGGTCGGGGGCTTGGCCTTCACCGGGCTCGCGATGTATGCGACGCATCTGCGGACCGCGCCCAAGCGTACGGTGCCGGCCGCTAGGAAAAGGGCGGTCAAAGCAACTGCGTCGCCCACTGCGTGA
- a CDS encoding catalase family peroxidase, whose product MVRRSVVHSSRRSGVVTRRSVVLGIAAVGGFLAADLGAVLYARGPLGSRSRLTPQAFVDAFHEVAGVHRGYRLNHAKGIAVSGFFDSNGAGEEVTKAAVFRAGRTPLVGRFSVPGGNPTVSDTTAAPRGLGLAIGYPGGRQWRTAMLNLPVFQDNSVQGFYDRLLASKPVPDTGKADPAAMARFLTAHPETARAMSTIKQQPPTSGFADSTFRGLNTFYFVNADGDRAPVRWSLSPMREVKPPDKSSSNPNRLFDSVIRDIRTGPLRWRLLVTIGEPEDDVRDATIAWPADRRTIDTGTVVLDSVATESAGNARDVNFDPMVLPDGIEPSDDPLLPARSAVYAASFRRRAGVTGAAPQVEDGEVAQ is encoded by the coding sequence ATGGTTCGCAGATCGGTCGTTCACTCGTCACGGCGTAGCGGTGTGGTCACTCGACGCAGCGTTGTCCTCGGTATCGCGGCCGTCGGCGGTTTCCTGGCCGCCGACCTGGGTGCGGTGCTCTACGCACGCGGTCCGCTCGGATCGCGGAGCAGGCTGACCCCTCAGGCGTTCGTCGACGCGTTCCATGAGGTCGCCGGGGTTCATCGGGGCTATCGGCTGAACCATGCGAAAGGCATTGCGGTCAGCGGTTTCTTCGACAGCAACGGTGCCGGTGAGGAAGTGACCAAGGCCGCTGTTTTCCGGGCCGGCCGCACTCCGTTGGTCGGCCGGTTCTCGGTGCCGGGAGGCAACCCCACGGTGTCCGATACCACCGCTGCCCCACGCGGCCTGGGGTTGGCGATCGGATATCCCGGTGGCCGGCAATGGCGGACCGCAATGCTGAACCTGCCGGTATTCCAGGACAATTCGGTGCAGGGTTTCTATGACCGCTTGCTCGCCTCCAAACCGGTGCCTGATACCGGGAAGGCGGATCCCGCCGCCATGGCCCGTTTCTTGACCGCCCACCCCGAAACCGCCAGGGCGATGTCGACGATCAAGCAGCAACCCCCCACCTCGGGTTTTGCCGACAGCACCTTCCGGGGGCTCAACACCTTCTACTTTGTGAACGCGGATGGCGACCGCGCACCCGTGCGATGGTCACTGAGCCCGATGCGGGAAGTGAAGCCACCCGACAAATCGTCGAGCAATCCGAACAGGTTGTTCGACAGCGTTATTCGCGATATCCGCACCGGGCCCCTGCGCTGGCGGTTACTCGTGACGATCGGCGAGCCGGAGGACGACGTGCGCGATGCCACCATCGCGTGGCCGGCCGATCGGCGCACGATCGACACCGGGACCGTGGTGCTCGACTCCGTCGCGACGGAATCGGCTGGGAACGCCCGCGATGTCAACTTCGACCCCATGGTGCTGCCGGACGGGATCGAGCCCTCGGACGACCCGCTGCTGCCCGCACGCTCGGCGGTGTATGCGGCATCGTTCCGCCGACGCGCCGGCGTTACGGGAGCCGCGCCGCAGGTCGAAGACGGGGAGGTGGCGCAATGA
- the lysE gene encoding L-lysine exporter produces MASPVLIGFLSTMALIAAIGAQNAFVLRQGIRGEHIVAVIALCTVSDLILIAAGIAGVGALITAHPDAMAVAKFGGAAFLIGYGVLAARRAFRPSTLNPSERTPTRLAEVLVTCVALTWLNPHVYLDTVVLLGSLANEHHDQRWLFGAGAVAASAVWFTGLGLGARRLAGLFATPMTWRILDGLIAVMMIALGTSLAVS; encoded by the coding sequence ATGGCTTCACCTGTGCTCATCGGATTCCTCAGCACTATGGCGTTGATCGCCGCGATCGGCGCACAGAACGCCTTCGTGTTGCGTCAGGGCATCCGTGGGGAGCACATCGTCGCTGTCATCGCGTTGTGCACGGTCTCCGACCTGATCCTGATCGCCGCCGGCATCGCCGGCGTCGGCGCCCTGATCACCGCACACCCCGACGCCATGGCGGTAGCGAAGTTCGGCGGCGCGGCCTTCCTGATCGGCTATGGCGTGCTCGCCGCGCGTCGCGCGTTCCGGCCGTCGACGCTCAATCCGTCCGAGCGCACCCCGACTCGCCTGGCCGAGGTGCTGGTCACCTGCGTGGCACTGACCTGGCTGAACCCGCATGTGTACCTCGACACCGTGGTGCTGCTCGGATCGCTGGCCAACGAACATCACGACCAGCGCTGGCTGTTCGGTGCGGGCGCGGTGGCGGCGAGTGCGGTGTGGTTCACCGGACTTGGTCTTGGAGCCCGCCGACTGGCCGGACTGTTCGCCACGCCGATGACCTGGCGCATCCTCGACGGGCTGATCGCGGTGATGATGATCGCGCTCGGGACGAGCCTCGCGGTGTCCTGA
- a CDS encoding alpha/beta fold hydrolase — protein sequence MFRRGVPSEVPHPTANAPTWFTAALEQTAEHSTIDVDGCAIHVRTWGDPDNPPLVFVHGGGAHSGWWDHIAPFFAATHRVIAPDLSGHGDSGARTEYALSIWAREVLAASEASGSSARPTIVGHSMGGWVGASAATRYGAQIDSILVIDSPLRDRAPEEVRLRNRRRDTAGYSTEDEILARFRAVPKQDVTLPYIGHHIAVQSVRKTDDGWVWKFDPDIFGGHLMDETSTDEELLENTFARIPCRVGYLRCEDGVVPPQMAAQIRSMLQLRGPFVELAEAGHHPMLDQPLPLVATIRTLLEFWSIT from the coding sequence ATGTTCCGGCGTGGAGTGCCCTCAGAGGTCCCCCACCCGACGGCCAATGCGCCGACGTGGTTCACCGCCGCGCTGGAACAGACGGCCGAACACTCGACAATCGATGTCGACGGCTGCGCCATCCATGTGCGGACCTGGGGCGATCCGGATAATCCGCCGCTGGTGTTCGTCCACGGGGGTGGCGCCCACTCCGGCTGGTGGGATCACATCGCCCCGTTCTTCGCCGCCACCCATCGAGTAATCGCTCCCGATCTCAGCGGGCACGGCGACAGCGGCGCCCGCACCGAATATGCCCTGTCGATCTGGGCGCGGGAGGTCCTCGCCGCATCGGAAGCCTCCGGATCCTCGGCGCGGCCCACGATCGTCGGCCACAGCATGGGCGGCTGGGTCGGCGCCTCGGCCGCCACCCGCTACGGCGCACAGATCGACAGCATCCTGGTCATCGATTCGCCGCTGCGCGATCGCGCCCCGGAGGAGGTCCGGTTGCGCAACCGTCGCCGCGACACCGCCGGGTACTCCACCGAAGACGAGATCCTGGCCCGATTCCGGGCGGTACCGAAGCAGGATGTGACGCTGCCCTACATCGGTCACCACATCGCCGTGCAATCCGTGCGCAAGACCGACGACGGGTGGGTGTGGAAGTTCGACCCGGACATCTTCGGCGGCCATCTCATGGACGAGACGTCCACCGACGAGGAGCTCCTGGAGAACACCTTCGCCCGAATCCCCTGCCGGGTCGGGTATTTGCGGTGCGAGGACGGGGTGGTTCCGCCCCAGATGGCCGCCCAGATCCGGTCGATGCTGCAACTACGCGGCCCGTTCGTCGAACTCGCCGAGGCCGGCCACCACCCGATGTTGGATCAACCGCTCCCACTGGTGGCGACCATCCGGACCCTGTTGGAGTTCTGGTCGATCACGTAG
- a CDS encoding cytochrome P450, giving the protein MPLNTAPQQTSHETSPLEGVDFFHDSTLVKDPYPVLERMRTANPVLHEPSQDVVVVTGYDEALAVLGDHESFSSCNTVTGPTPGFPVPLEGLDESEVRALIEAHRDELPFSDQLPSFDPPTHTAHRSLLSRLITPKRLKENEAFMWRLADQVLEPYVADGGGEFIRAVANPFALLVIADLLGVPEADRPELTERLAGDNSLGSTDDAVMQHAPLEFLYTRFTDYISERRREPRGDVMTEMAQATFPDGSTPEVIDVVRVAANLFSAGQETTVRLLSSALKILAEDPELQERLRRTPDQVSNFIEEALRFESPIRGDFRLARATTTVGGVAIPAGTVVMVHYGAANRDPRQFDNPDVFDLDRHNARRHIAFGRGVHSCIGAPLARAEAKVVIQRLLASTSAIEIDEVRHGAADARRYDYVPTYILRGLTDLHLNLTPAADTETASR; this is encoded by the coding sequence ATGCCGTTGAACACCGCACCGCAGCAGACTTCGCACGAGACGTCCCCACTCGAGGGCGTCGACTTCTTCCATGACTCCACGCTGGTCAAGGACCCTTACCCGGTCCTTGAGCGCATGCGGACCGCCAACCCCGTGCTGCACGAACCGTCACAAGACGTCGTGGTCGTCACCGGATACGACGAGGCGTTGGCCGTGCTCGGCGACCATGAATCGTTCTCGTCGTGCAACACGGTGACCGGCCCGACCCCAGGTTTCCCGGTGCCTCTGGAGGGGCTCGACGAATCTGAGGTGCGGGCGCTCATCGAGGCACACCGCGATGAGTTGCCGTTCAGCGACCAACTCCCGTCGTTCGACCCGCCGACGCACACCGCGCACCGCTCGCTGCTCAGCCGACTGATCACCCCTAAACGGTTGAAGGAGAACGAGGCGTTCATGTGGCGCCTTGCCGATCAGGTGCTCGAACCCTATGTGGCTGATGGTGGCGGCGAGTTCATCCGCGCCGTCGCGAATCCCTTCGCGCTGCTGGTCATTGCGGATCTCCTCGGCGTGCCCGAGGCGGACCGTCCCGAGCTCACCGAAAGGCTGGCCGGGGATAACTCGCTGGGCAGTACGGATGACGCCGTGATGCAGCATGCACCGCTGGAGTTCCTCTACACCCGGTTCACCGACTACATCTCGGAGCGGCGCCGCGAACCCCGTGGTGATGTCATGACCGAGATGGCGCAGGCCACCTTCCCGGATGGATCGACCCCGGAGGTCATCGATGTGGTGCGGGTGGCAGCCAATCTCTTCTCGGCGGGTCAGGAAACCACGGTCCGGTTGCTGTCCTCGGCATTGAAGATTCTGGCTGAGGATCCCGAACTCCAAGAGCGGCTGCGCCGTACCCCCGACCAGGTCTCGAATTTCATCGAGGAGGCGCTGCGCTTCGAGAGTCCGATCCGAGGTGACTTCCGGCTCGCCCGCGCAACGACGACGGTCGGCGGTGTCGCGATTCCCGCGGGCACTGTGGTGATGGTGCATTACGGTGCGGCGAACCGTGATCCACGCCAGTTCGACAACCCCGACGTCTTCGACCTGGACCGGCACAATGCCCGGCGGCACATTGCCTTCGGACGCGGTGTCCACAGCTGTATCGGCGCGCCACTGGCCCGAGCCGAGGCGAAGGTGGTCATCCAGCGGCTACTCGCGAGCACCAGTGCGATCGAGATAGACGAGGTCCGGCACGGAGCCGCCGACGCACGGCGCTACGACTACGTGCCGACCTACATCCTGCGGGGTCTCACCGATCTGCACCTCAACCTGACCCCTGCCGCAGACACGGAAACGGCATCCCGATGA
- a CDS encoding cytochrome b: protein MIASVTRSGSRYAVSTRVLHWLAAVLVFSTLVVGFLLANSLADYAVLLSVHKALGALVFLVFVVRLINRLTDRGPALPATVGRVERIAVIGSELGMYVLLLVQPLLGWAMLSASGVPVVLGGVRLPPIAPMDAELFGLLRNGHSVVAYALVVMIAAHVSAVLLHTLTLRDGMLRRMTFGGDELLELPRRT from the coding sequence ATGATCGCGTCGGTTACCCGATCCGGCTCCCGCTACGCCGTCAGCACCCGCGTTCTGCACTGGTTGGCCGCAGTGCTCGTGTTCAGCACACTGGTCGTCGGATTCCTCCTGGCGAACTCCCTGGCCGACTACGCGGTGCTCCTCAGCGTGCACAAAGCTCTCGGTGCCCTGGTGTTCCTGGTATTCGTGGTCCGTCTGATCAACAGGCTCACTGATCGCGGGCCCGCCCTGCCTGCCACGGTCGGACGGGTCGAGCGCATCGCCGTCATCGGCTCGGAGCTCGGCATGTACGTGCTGCTGCTGGTGCAGCCGCTGCTGGGGTGGGCAATGCTGTCGGCGAGTGGAGTCCCCGTCGTGTTGGGCGGCGTACGGCTGCCACCGATCGCCCCGATGGACGCTGAGCTGTTCGGCCTGCTTCGCAACGGCCACTCGGTCGTTGCGTACGCCCTGGTCGTGATGATCGCCGCGCACGTGTCAGCGGTGCTCTTGCACACGCTGACACTGCGCGATGGCATGCTGCGCCGAATGACTTTCGGGGGCGATGAACTTCTTGAGCTCCCTCGGCGTACGTAA
- a CDS encoding SulP family inorganic anion transporter codes for MMGAARDSVVRLLPRRADYTGLARSWRRDAMAGLTVGVVALPLALAFGISSGVGAAAGLVTAVVAGVVAAVFGGSHVQVSGPTGAMAVVLAPIVTHYGLGSVALVTVLAGVIVVIAGITGLGRTVTFIPWPVIEGFTLGIAIIIFLQQVPSALGQPVPQGESPLIAAAAVASDATWVAARPALVVVALVVALMLVLPRLHPAAPSSLLAVIAATVLVAGFGLPATAIGALPSQLPVPVWPHADLAVLHTLFGAALAIAALAAIESLLSARVAATMSSTGPYDPNRELIGQGLASVASGVFGGMPATGAIARTAVNVRSGARTRAAAIVHSILLLAVVYLVSGPVGAIPLAALSAVLMVTSCRMISWHTVMQILRSSRSGAATFVLTASVTVCFDLIQAVEIGIAATALFALRTLARRSSVVREDLPGPPLPGDEQIAVLRLDGAMFFGAAERISASIVDAHHSDTTVVIIRLSQLGMLDATGAHTLAQIAEDLEARGITVIIKGVQREHRDLLTNVGIIESLRHEKHLIDTLDDAIAHARTHTNVQPTSPT; via the coding sequence ATGATGGGCGCTGCCCGTGACAGCGTCGTCCGGCTTCTGCCCAGGCGCGCGGACTACACGGGCCTGGCCCGATCGTGGCGCCGCGACGCGATGGCCGGTCTCACGGTCGGGGTAGTGGCACTGCCGTTGGCCCTGGCGTTCGGTATCAGTTCCGGAGTGGGAGCGGCCGCCGGACTGGTCACCGCAGTCGTGGCCGGGGTGGTGGCCGCGGTGTTCGGCGGCTCGCATGTGCAGGTATCGGGCCCGACCGGAGCGATGGCCGTGGTGCTGGCACCGATCGTCACCCATTACGGGCTGGGCAGTGTCGCGCTGGTCACGGTGCTGGCCGGGGTGATCGTGGTGATCGCCGGCATCACGGGCCTGGGCCGGACGGTGACCTTCATCCCGTGGCCGGTGATCGAAGGCTTCACTCTCGGCATCGCTATCATCATTTTCCTGCAGCAGGTCCCGTCCGCCCTCGGGCAGCCTGTTCCGCAAGGGGAGTCCCCGCTGATCGCCGCGGCCGCGGTCGCCTCCGACGCAACCTGGGTAGCGGCGCGACCGGCACTGGTCGTCGTGGCCCTGGTGGTGGCGCTGATGCTGGTCCTACCGCGGCTGCACCCGGCGGCGCCGTCGTCGCTGCTGGCCGTGATCGCGGCCACCGTCCTGGTAGCCGGCTTCGGCCTGCCGGCCACCGCTATCGGCGCGCTGCCGTCACAGTTGCCGGTGCCGGTGTGGCCGCACGCCGATCTGGCTGTGCTGCATACGCTGTTCGGTGCCGCGTTAGCGATTGCCGCGCTGGCCGCGATCGAATCGCTGCTCTCGGCGCGGGTGGCAGCCACCATGTCATCGACCGGGCCCTATGACCCCAACCGCGAACTGATCGGTCAGGGACTGGCCTCGGTAGCCTCCGGGGTGTTCGGGGGGATGCCCGCGACCGGCGCGATCGCGCGTACCGCGGTCAACGTGCGATCCGGGGCGCGAACCAGGGCGGCGGCCATCGTGCACTCGATACTGCTGCTCGCGGTCGTCTACCTGGTCAGCGGCCCGGTCGGGGCGATCCCGTTGGCTGCGCTGTCGGCGGTGTTGATGGTGACGTCGTGCCGGATGATCTCGTGGCACACGGTGATGCAGATCCTGCGGTCCAGCCGCTCCGGCGCGGCGACCTTTGTGCTGACTGCCTCAGTCACGGTGTGTTTCGATTTGATCCAGGCCGTCGAGATCGGTATCGCGGCCACTGCGCTGTTCGCGTTGCGCACCCTGGCACGCCGCAGCAGCGTTGTCCGCGAAGACTTACCCGGTCCACCGTTGCCCGGTGATGAGCAGATCGCCGTGCTTCGGCTTGACGGAGCCATGTTTTTCGGTGCCGCAGAACGTATCTCGGCCTCCATCGTCGATGCCCACCATTCCGACACCACGGTGGTGATCATCCGGCTGTCCCAACTGGGCATGCTCGATGCCACCGGCGCCCACACCTTGGCGCAGATCGCCGAGGACCTCGAAGCCCGTGGCATCACCGTCATCATCAAAGGTGTGCAACGTGAGCATCGAGACCTGCTCACCAACGTCGGCATCATCGAATCGCTGCGCCACGAGAAACACCTCATCGACACCCTCGATGACGCCATCGCCCACGCCCGCACCCACACCAATGTCCAGCCCACGTCGCCCACCTGA
- a CDS encoding SDR family NAD(P)-dependent oxidoreductase: MSIDFDRRDRTAFDLSGKVVVVVGGGQMPGPKIGNGRATSVVAARHGAEVVVVDRNLAAARETVDLITAENGKAYALQADVAEKDDCQRIFDTVMQNSGRVDGMVYSVAINPPFDRVNNSMSADDFNHGINVNMLGCYYCNLFAAQCMEKNDGGSTGSIVNFSSIASIKNEIGLNIGIMPYALGKCGLNYISELTAAQYAGAGVRANTLMLGPIDSTLGNTDSQSLFGFEPDEVDEAYADVVKLKMGRASAWETGYAALYLLADESRFMTGQQIRLDGGATLVR; encoded by the coding sequence ATGTCAATAGATTTCGATCGTCGCGACCGCACCGCATTCGACCTGTCAGGCAAGGTGGTGGTCGTCGTGGGCGGCGGGCAGATGCCCGGCCCCAAGATCGGCAACGGCCGGGCCACGTCCGTCGTGGCGGCACGCCACGGCGCTGAGGTGGTGGTAGTGGACCGCAACCTCGCCGCCGCACGGGAGACGGTGGACCTGATCACCGCAGAGAACGGCAAGGCGTATGCCCTTCAAGCCGATGTGGCCGAAAAAGATGATTGTCAACGCATCTTCGACACCGTGATGCAGAACAGTGGTCGCGTCGACGGGATGGTCTACAGCGTGGCGATCAACCCGCCGTTCGACCGGGTGAACAACTCGATGAGCGCCGACGACTTCAACCATGGCATCAACGTGAACATGTTGGGCTGCTACTACTGCAACCTCTTTGCGGCCCAATGCATGGAGAAGAACGATGGCGGTTCCACCGGCAGCATCGTCAACTTTTCGTCGATCGCTAGCATCAAGAACGAAATCGGGCTCAACATCGGGATCATGCCTTACGCCCTGGGCAAGTGCGGCCTGAACTACATCAGCGAACTGACCGCGGCCCAATACGCCGGCGCCGGTGTTCGTGCCAACACTCTGATGCTCGGCCCGATCGACTCGACGCTGGGCAACACAGATTCCCAGTCGCTGTTTGGATTCGAACCCGATGAGGTCGACGAGGCCTACGCCGACGTGGTGAAACTGAAGATGGGCCGGGCCAGCGCATGGGAAACCGGCTATGCGGCCCTGTATCTACTGGCCGACGAGTCACGGTTCATGACCGGGCAGCAGATCCGCTTGGACGGCGGCGCCACGCTGGTGCGATGA
- a CDS encoding COG4315 family predicted lipoprotein — protein MRKTVGAGLFSAGMVVGLGTAGYAHAEEPVTPAPVTATQTSDLGEIIVDAQGMTVYAFEGDTPASSGCGEGCLKKWPAVLAADPLPAQAAGVDGVLGVYLRPDGTRQLTLNSHPLYTFVQDTTVGQHNGVGKELGNSKWGVMQSDGVPRY, from the coding sequence ATGAGAAAAACTGTTGGTGCGGGGCTGTTTTCCGCCGGCATGGTGGTCGGACTCGGCACGGCGGGTTACGCACACGCCGAGGAGCCCGTCACACCGGCGCCCGTCACTGCGACGCAGACATCGGATCTGGGCGAGATCATCGTCGACGCGCAGGGAATGACGGTCTATGCATTCGAAGGCGATACTCCCGCCAGCAGTGGATGCGGCGAGGGTTGCCTGAAGAAGTGGCCGGCCGTCCTCGCCGCCGACCCCCTGCCGGCGCAAGCGGCCGGCGTTGATGGAGTATTGGGTGTGTATCTACGTCCCGATGGCACCCGCCAGTTGACCTTGAATTCGCACCCGCTCTACACGTTCGTCCAGGACACGACTGTCGGGCAGCACAACGGCGTGGGTAAGGAATTGGGCAACTCCAAGTGGGGGGTTATGCAATCTGACGGGGTTCCGCGGTACTGA
- a CDS encoding TetR/AcrR family transcriptional regulator → MNGPAPGAGGTTRQKLIDAAIELFRQHSVAGTSLQMISDELGLTKSAIYHHFRTRDELLSTIMEPVIGELVELVETAEAQRGSRAQAESMLAGYVALAVSHRDLFPILTGDPGVAELLRQQPQWRAIVKRQANLLAGAEPGAGGQVRAAIVMAGISAAVGVDFDGVDDRELYDQLVTAARRTLNLRPPRPGTPSDTTPGPTSR, encoded by the coding sequence GTGAACGGTCCCGCACCGGGCGCCGGCGGCACGACCCGCCAGAAGTTGATCGACGCCGCCATCGAGCTGTTCAGGCAACACAGCGTCGCCGGTACCTCGCTGCAAATGATCTCCGATGAGCTCGGTCTGACGAAATCCGCTATCTACCACCATTTTCGTACTCGCGACGAGCTGTTGAGCACCATCATGGAGCCTGTCATCGGTGAGCTCGTCGAACTCGTGGAGACTGCCGAAGCCCAACGCGGGAGTCGCGCACAAGCCGAATCGATGCTCGCCGGCTATGTGGCCCTCGCGGTATCGCACCGCGACCTGTTCCCCATCCTCACCGGCGACCCCGGCGTTGCCGAACTCCTACGCCAACAACCGCAATGGCGCGCGATCGTGAAACGCCAAGCGAATCTGCTCGCCGGCGCCGAACCCGGTGCGGGCGGCCAGGTGCGCGCCGCCATCGTCATGGCCGGCATCTCGGCGGCCGTCGGCGTGGACTTCGACGGCGTCGATGACCGCGAGCTCTACGACCAACTGGTCACCGCGGCCAGGCGCACACTCAACCTCCGACCACCAAGGCCGGGGACGCCGAGCGACACAACGCCAGGTCCGACTTCCCGCTGA
- a CDS encoding ArsR/SmtB family transcription factor: MVGSVLDGRERPLYEIKANLFKALAHPARIRVLEILSMSEDPTPVSAILAASDIEPTLLSQHLAVLKRHHVVSGHRVGNAVYYTLAHPKIAELLLIARSFLADTLAAQRDQLEAVGSLPPIGTPQ, from the coding sequence GTGGTCGGCAGTGTTCTGGATGGTCGCGAGCGGCCGTTGTACGAGATCAAGGCCAACCTGTTCAAAGCGTTGGCGCACCCGGCGCGGATCCGGGTGCTGGAGATCCTGTCTATGAGCGAGGACCCGACCCCGGTCAGTGCGATCCTGGCTGCCAGCGATATCGAACCGACCCTGCTCTCGCAGCATCTGGCGGTTCTCAAACGTCATCACGTGGTCAGCGGGCACCGCGTCGGCAACGCGGTGTACTACACCCTTGCGCACCCGAAGATCGCCGAACTGCTACTCATCGCCCGCTCGTTCCTGGCCGATACCCTTGCGGCTCAGCGTGATCAGCTCGAGGCCGTCGGTTCACTACCACCTATCGGAACACCGCAATGA
- a CDS encoding FHA domain-containing protein, which yields MNDTDHPSASEDADVHTAAVYRAPDGPAAGPAVSTATAESGAGLGSGALVVTRGPQMGGRFELPHPVTVAGRHPDASVFLDDITVSRCHAEFRWLDGEYWVVDVGSLNGTYVNRVQIQSRPLSSGDEIQIGKFRLTFTCQPQPDLPT from the coding sequence ATGAACGATACCGATCACCCCTCCGCCTCCGAGGACGCGGACGTACACACCGCCGCTGTCTACCGCGCCCCCGACGGCCCGGCCGCGGGCCCCGCCGTGTCCACGGCGACAGCAGAATCGGGGGCCGGCCTCGGCTCGGGTGCGCTGGTGGTGACCCGCGGTCCCCAGATGGGCGGCCGGTTCGAGCTGCCCCATCCCGTCACCGTTGCCGGCCGTCACCCCGACGCTTCGGTGTTTCTCGACGACATCACGGTCAGCCGCTGCCACGCCGAATTCCGCTGGCTCGACGGCGAATATTGGGTGGTCGACGTCGGCAGCCTCAACGGCACCTACGTCAACCGCGTCCAGATCCAATCCCGACCTCTATCCAGCGGTGATGAAATACAGATCGGCAAATTCCGGCTCACTTTCACCTGCCAACCGCAACCTGACCTACCCACATAG